The nucleotide window attttttgaaacatgataatttctgattacatacttaaaaagcaacaaaaataaataagaagcgacatcaagcaatttattgttgtaaattttgtaaagagagttaatcaaagagatgcagagtattttattttttgatgtagactatttttatttaaccacttgttattagaaggggattcataggccttcttgaacaccttctaagagcaggcagtgtggaattagtatcggatcttttagaatgtgtaagtatgccttttagaaggcctacaaactgaagtcctataattttttcccgctggggtATAATGGTTGTTTTTAGCGTCGCCGACCGGCCCCATCATTGAAATTATTGCTGATTTTTTATGCTCTCGGTATCGTTTTGCTTTTCTAACTCATTTTCAAATCAATTTATATGCAGCAGGGTTGGAAAATTGAAAATGTTGCGGTAATTTTTAAGGTTGATAtgaaataatgtaaacaatatgAAATATCTATTTGAGATGATAAGAATAATAATAGAAAGATTGTCAATTGTGCAAGATCCGCTTgttcgtttttttaaattttagaattgatGCTAAGATGTTTTGGGGGGCACTGAGATCTTATCGGATCTAAATTTGTATCCAAATTTCCATCCCTGATTTGCACACACGTGTAgctataaaaaaatgattttttttaaacacaaaaatactCAAGGTCGTACGTTGGCTACAAAATATTGCTGGTTGTGTTGTTGCTTTTATTGCTGTTAAGCTTTTTATTATTGCTTGTTGTTGTAATTGTAGTAGTATGTACTAATAGAGTAACTTattttgttgtggatgcatacGAGTCTGGTACACTACTCTCTACTCCTCGtatgtttttttcttgttttattgaGACATAATGATACTTTAACCCTGTGTAATGGATACTATGGAAGCAATGCAAATAAAGCTTTTATTGGGGTAGTAAgtatataaatagaaaaagcTTTTGGCTCTTTTTTTTAAGACCAAATAGAGAGAAAAACTTGCAAGTACACATATCCAGTTTTTTGTCTCAGTAGATTTATTTAAGTTGTGAaatcttatttaattaaaatttcttcatttttttcgGTAATGTAGGAAAATTAGTTTGTAGAAATTGTAActtaacttaaaatttattttgtttataaaaaaagtactgcCTATTTTTAGTCGTTTTAACCCTGTTTATCTCGGTTCTCTTTAAACAGACACACCCAAACACATTTCTGTTTCAATAAGTCTCTTTTATTTCTGTGCGTAGTTTGCAgttgctttatttattttttttttgttgcttttattaTTACACTGTGATATTTCCGCTCAAATTTCCGTTAAATATTGCTTTATATTTTAGTTACATTCGGTTTTTGTATGtctatctgtccgtctgtctgtatgtctgtgtTTTTGCATTTGGTTTGAGAGATGGTCTCTTGAATCAAATCTACACTTCCGCCTTTCATTTCCATTGCCATTATAATGCTGCagcttcacattttttttatgtatttgactgcaattgtaaaaaaaaaacatttttgccgGCCGGTTTTTCCACAAGTTTGAGTATAAAGGGGATTTCTGGTAAAGCAAGGGGAGCTAGCAGAAGAGAGTTAAAGTGTTTTAAGTTTGAAATAGTTGGGCTGGGCAATACCCATGgaaatttgtaagaaattattttaattaaacatgtttaaagaatttaaagacagttttaaggagttttaataaaaaccattgCCTAACTTAAGGAgttatagaatttattaaattttttctaattttgcttaaaatatgtataatttttattaaaatttacagtttttttatGCAGTAGactaaaatttttactttcccatgttttggttaaaaaaaattgcgaaatttatttaacaaataaataaaagttttacgcACATTTTCTTCTTTAATAACCTTGTAGTTATAAAATGAAGTTCATTGCCATATTGTATTGTATAGTTAAGTAATAGTTATGAATTTTTaagtgttaaaattttaaacaaacattttttatgtcTAAAACTTAAGTATAAAAAGCAGTGTTAACGTAATATTAATCACAAGCTACGCATTATAACATTTACTTTTTTCGCAATTTAACAATAGTAGGCTTTATTTGatgatttatttgaataatcataaaaaaaacattgtttaattATACAATTTCTGTTaggcaaattatttttttaagtaaaataatttaagatttatggataaatttgaaatttaattcaaatgtgcaaaatttaataaaatttcttgaaatcattttttttttattttagacaagatttaaaattccagattattattaatttttctaataaatattatttttagccAAAATAATGTTGtactgtaaataaaaatttgtttaaatttatctaaaataaaatattgagtcataaaataaacaaaaaaatcaaactaaATAGCAAATGTTtgagaatatttaaataaaaatattttgaatgattaaatgtgtttaaaaaaaaaaatcaacgaaatttttattaaattaaacaaaaagaaggTACAAAgttctaaattttaattattccatGACAGTCACATAAATTATGCTATAAAATCTGAACATTTTTGCAAAACCTATTAGATCTTTGTATAAGTCTATGAAATGTAGAGCACCTAGCaacaaattgttgaaaaaaaattcacaaattaattaaaatacatagCGACAACACCCATATCACAACCAGAGAAACAAGTGAGAGTGAGATTCAGCTGTAACGAATCATATATACACTTctccttaaaaaaaaaaaatcagcaaaaaaatcatgttggctgattttcaatataaaaattctgaatataaaaatttaagtctaTAATATACCTATCTAGGAACCTCAGAAAGTTTAGTTCAACTAACTTTTGATAAATATAGTACAAATTACAAACGTGAGGACAAATTTATACCTTACCCCTCATGGTGAAGTGTATGAAAAAAACCGgcgaaatataaatataaacatttagaaATAAACCGCACAATTTAAcaagattttttgttttctaacaaATGTGCAATAAACAACTTTAGTAGCGATGTCTagcacaaaaaacaacaacaaaaatagcaacaacaaaattctaACGTGGCTGCtgcaacaaaactaaaatatttactaaacaatcaagaaaaaaatctacaacgtaaatagataaaaaaaaaatccccaaacaacttaaaaacaataacaaaataaaacaaaataaactgtATTTAAAGAGTAAAGCAATAACTAGAGagctaaaaataaatacaaaccaaCTAATGTAATGAGCAACTGACCCCTTGCTTACGTTGTTTTAAACtagattaataaaaaaaacaattcgcgCCAAAATAAGTTTTTACATGCAATTGTCTCAGTaatatttactactattttgcaataacaacaacaaaactagcAATGCATTACTACAAATTACCGTTAGGTCAAAAGAGAGttaaattatacatacataatcaCAAGAGAGCAAGGGGTACTTTGTACTTACTCCTCTCTgttctttaaatattaaaggAAATCAAACCTACGCCTCAATTAAAGGCAAATGCGCAAGACTGGGTTTATGCATTGTTACAAAACACTCTAATTTTCTAAGGAGTGTAAATAGAGTGCGTGTAAAAGCAGAGTAAGAGGTAAACATGCAAAAAATGAGATTTTATTACAGTGTAAAAGCATTAAGCCGGCCTGGGTTGGGGTAGggtagtaaaattaaattaaacaaaaacccgagacacaaaaaactaaaagaaagaaCTGGAACATCTTAATCTAAtaagaaaatatgcaaaattttattaataacataagatattcaaaaattataatcgaaaagtgttaaaaagaatttgaacattttaattggctttaatttaagttatcctttatgttaaataacatatttataacaaaaatttacaaaaataaaactatacttgcatgtaaataaaagtttgttaaGTAAGTTTGGGTGTAACCaagaaaaaacgaaaatttaaatgtaatataAAGTTAGAAACACCGAAACTgctcttttgtaaataaatgctaacaaaacaaaaccatactTTAAGGCGTAGTAAAAATTACAATGTATTGCcataaaaaaatctcaaaacctGCGCACTATCTGAATTTCTCTCTTTCTTTAACACACTCTAGAAATTTCCATACCTTTAAAGGGCACGTTAAAAAACAACGTGGTCGTAAAGACGCCTTAGCTGAAAACGCCTAATAGTATGCCTTACTTTAAGAtaatcatatataaaaaaaacagaaaaaaggcgccaaaatttttttatattctatggcttttaaattttgcaattcattttataaatttcaccaTTTGCAAGAACTAGAAATGACGTtgctctttttaatttttctttgatttacaATATGGactttacaacttttgtattgTGTCGTCAAATGTGGAAATTATCATTGCTTGCATACATTTAAGGGGGCAAAATgtaatctgttttttttttaaattgtacacttccatttaaataatttcacaatattttgtaataatagcACTCGAAAAGAGAATGTGTAAAGTACAAGTGACGTACAGAGCACAAAAAATGAAGAGCAATTAacaagtatttattaaaaacaaattataataattacgaTAAGATTAAAAGGGCAGcagaaaaaaaatctacaatatggcaacaaatattttttgtttttcactaaacaaattaaactaagaagaaaataatagaaatttgaCTTGACCAACTCACCAGAATCCGAGGGTGTATCCAAATTTGTGCCCAAATCGTCCATGCCATCTTTGCAGCGTGTATAGCTGTGATCCCGATGTTGCATATAGTGCTGGGTACTGCTGATATTTGAGGATTGACTGGATACCGGCGACACACCACCTGCCCCATATCTGATTTCATCATCCATTAGCGATGACGTACTTGAACCCATTGTAGATTCTTCATCGGAATCGGATTCGGAGGAACGCATTGAACCGGTTGTGTCGACTGAATGATAGCTGAaaccaccaccaccactacTACTACACGTTGTACTCGGCGTTGTTGCAGGTATGTATTCTTGGGAATTTGACGGACTGTTTATGACATCCAAGACATCGGCCAGGGAACAACCGCTTATAAGACGTGTATCGATTTGTTTTTTACTGGTGTCTTGTAGCTCTTGGCTGACATTTGTGATAAAGTCCACTCTAACATCTGTGGTTAGCGAGATGTTATTGCTGCCCATGACACAGGCTCTCAGGTCCACATTATGTTTGAATTCGGTCGTAGAGCAATCATCGTCTAAACTGTGCGGTGTATCGGGACGTTGATACAATAGTGAGGTGTTTGCACTTGAGGTGGAGGTGGCGGAGGTGTTGAATAGTGAGGAGGTGTCTGCAGAGTTTGAGTGGTTGGTGTGAATGGCATTAGCTGAGGGCAACAATTGATCACCCCGTTTGGTAATGTGCAGTGTGCCACGtgtctgttgttgttgtgatttcttttgctgttgttgctgggATTTACGTAATAAGGAGGTGCCTGGTGGTAAACTTTGCATAGTCGTTGTGTTGCCCACACTAAGTAACATAACAGGATGTGGCTGTTGCGTCGTTGTTGCTGCGGCTGCTGCTGCTACTGTAGGCGTTGTCTTGCTATTTGGTATGCTGTGATGAGCCAACTGTTGTTCCACATCATCTGTGGGTTCTTGTTTAATTTGAACTATTTCCTGTTTGAATTTCATAGGATTTGCCTTCTTGGCTGTTACTACGGTAGGTGCTGTTATCTCTTCTTTTTCCACTTTTATGTGTAAGCTAGCAGCTTGTGGTGTACTGGAGGCTCCCATAACTGCTGCCAACGAAACACCGCTACTGATGTCACTCGACATTGAGGAGGCAGAAGTCGATAGTATGGTGGAGGGTGGTGCTGTCCACCACATTAAATCTGTATTACGTACTTCGGGTTTTGTGTCCAAATCTAAATCCATGCCGTAGGGCGAAAATGTGTCTGATTCGATTTTCTGTATATCACTGCAGATGGAGGGTAAGTCATCGAAGAAATCAAATGGATCTGGTTGTATTTGGAATTCATCGGAAAAACCATTGGGTGATAGTTCACTGAAGAAGGAGCTAATGGGTGAGGTCCCATAGGGGCTGCATAGTTTTGCCATGTTGTCGAGTTGTTGTTCAATAAGGTCCGATTTATCACAAATTGTATTAGggtttcttaattgttttatagGCGAAGATGCCAgatcttcaatttgtttttaggATTTTTGTTGTGGAAGTTTAATCTATAAactgtaaagaaaattttagaaaaataaaggcaaatatttagattttttggcataagtaagtttaatttaaaaatagctataaatttattaaatttgtcttTATTTCGCTTGCTGTTTGTGGCTTAACGTTATAATTCTGTGGTGTGTGTGattatagtttaaacaatttatttaatttgcacTTTCTCAGCTTCttaatacaatataaacaaaatattaacaacatCCATCTACTACTttagttatttacataaataatttctCTTCCTTATTCTATTTAACACTTTGTCAACTCACACTTTCTTGCC belongs to Calliphora vicina chromosome 4, idCalVici1.1, whole genome shotgun sequence and includes:
- the Myc gene encoding myc protein → MAKLCSPYGTSPISSFFSELSPNGFSDEFQIQPDPFDFFDDLPSICSDIQKIESDTFSPYGMDLDLDTKPEVRNTDLMWWTAPPSTILSTSASSMSSDISSGVSLAAVMGASSTPQAASLHIKVEKEEITAPTVVTAKKANPMKFKQEIVQIKQEPTDDVEQQLAHHSIPNSKTTPTVAAAAAATTTQQPHPVMLLSVGNTTTMQSLPPGTSLLRKSQQQQQKKSQQQQTRGTLHITKRGDQLLPSANAIHTNHSNSADTSSLFNTSATSTSSANTSLLYQRPDTPHSLDDDCSTTEFKHNVDLRACVMGSNNISLTTDVRVDFITNVSQELQDTSKKQIDTRLISGCSLADVLDVINSPSNSQEYIPATTPSTTCSSSGGGGFSYHSVDTTGSMRSSESDSDEESTMGSSTSSLMDDEIRYGAGGVSPVSSQSSNISSTQHYMQHRDHSYTRCKDGMDDLGTNLDTPSDSEEEIDVVSITDKKLPTNPSDKDRRVLQTKVAHKFNAARIVKNPNGLLTIPPRRGSYEFPYTPASSSPVKSVNNSRFPSPTATPYQNQYTTKYVQQQQQMMTVVVTDSTTGAPINILSSADKSRKRLLANGGNASNLLSSSDLSASVTSVVSMPPTKKHRGKKTKHLVTAVQLPNGILKRHYSVDETADTIEKRNLHNDMERQRRIGLKNLFESLKKQIPSIKDKERAPKVNILREAAKLCEALTREDHQLLEQKAKLKEELRRKQELLAQLRASQQTD